The Cytobacillus sp. NJ13 sequence CAACTCACGCATTAGGCGGATTGCATGAAACGTTGGATACGCTGAGCAAGTGTGTAAATAAAGGTGGATATGTGCTAATTGGTGAAGGCTACTGGAAGAAACAGCCAAGTAAAGAATATTTGGAGGCGCTCGGAGGAGCAGAAGAATCCGAATTACTAAGCCACTCTGAAAATGTAAAGGTTGGAGAAAAACTAGGCCTAATTCCACTCTGGTCTTACACTACTAACGACGATGAATGGGATGAATATGAGTGGCTTTTTGCTATGTCCATTGAGAATTATTGCTACGAACATCCTGATGATCCAGATCGCGATGCGATGTTACAAAAGATCCGAACGTGGAGAAGTTCTTATCTGAAATGGGGCAGAGATACCCTTGGATTTGGGATATATCTTTTTAGGAATATGTAAACTTCAATTAGAGGGCGCATTCCGGGACAAGGATAGCGTACTTTTTGCGTAAAAGGGCCATATTTGTTGATTAAGAGAAGGGATTAATCGTTAATAAATCGAAGTTAACCAGAAGATGTTATTTAGTTGACTATCAAGAAATACTACTCAACATTAAGGAGGAAAGCGATTATGAGTAATACACAGACATTACGAGGACTCACCACAGTTAGTTTTTGGACGGATGATCTAGCAGCGGCAAAGAAGTGGTACACCAAGGTATTGGGCATTGAACCATACTTCGAACGTCCAGGATATGCCGAGTTTCGCATCGGCGACTATCATCACGAGCTGGGCCTGATCGATAGCAGCTACGCGCCCGATGGTTCAGCGACCGGCCTTGCCGGCGCTATAGTGTACTGGCACGTCGACGATGTAACAGCAACTTTCAAGAAGCTGCTGTCTATGGGAGCGAAAGAGTACGAGGCACCCACAGAGCGTGGCGAGGGGTTCATCACTGCTTCCGTGGTCGATCCCTTTGGGAATATCCTAGGCATTATGTACAATAAGCACTATTTGGAGGTACTGGGTTCGACCAGAAAAGTGTAACCCTAGCCGTCGGCATTCAGAGTGGACTGAGGCTTGGAAAGTAGCACTGTAGGGGTGTAGCAATTATCTGTGCAGTGGCTGTCTCAATTTTTATATTATGCTTACCCTAACTGTTCGGTATTCAACTACTATTCTGAAGACAAAAAGCACAAGAAAAGTGAAAAGGTACAAAAGGACTTTACGAGGTAATATTAGTAAAAGGACTATTCCAGAATAGGGCGCGATTGTTGAGCAACACAGATAGAAAATGATCAAACTTTTTTATAAAAATCGTCCTCGTGAAATATTTAAAGAGCCTGTTTTGATCAATCTTTTTTTCAAAAGCAGGCTCTTTATATTTGGAAAATCAACATAATAAGACGTGTTTTTGATTAGTCTTTTTTCTAACCTAATAGGGATACCTTCAATAGGATTTGATTTTCAAAAAAAGCTAATAGAAGTTACTTGTGAATTCCATTAAATAAGTAAAAGAGTAAAACGTACCTCTTACAGTTGTGTACATACATATATATCATTAATTATCTACTTTTCCACACATCCGGCAAGCAGCAGAACCATACACATTAAGATAAGCCTTTTCATTTCTTTTTCCCCTTCTTTTTTACCCTCTTGGCAATCATGATGGCGGCAAAGAGCATGGGAATATAAATGAATGTAAAGCCAAACCCTATTTTCCCAAAAAAGTCATTAAGCAGACTGATCTTTTCGCGCGTATTAATAAAGTTAATCACTAATAATAAAGCACTGACAACAAAAAACACACCGATTTTTTGTCTAATATTAAAGATTCTCTTGATAAGTCTGGAAGAAATCCAAATAGCAATACACACATTCGGAAGCATAACTAAGTTCCAGTTTGCAATTCCAATATATTCGAAACGTTCCACAAAAGGCATTTCAACAATTTTCCACATGGTCAAAGTGGGCCAGGCTTGTTTAGCAAGCAGATCTTCCGAATAATAGGCAAACGTAATAACTGCTAAAATAGTATATATCAAGGTAGTGGTTAAAACAGCAAGGTGAGCCCACTTTTTGGATTTCTTTGGTTCTTTTATAAAAGGATAAATGAACGGAATAATCTCAAAACCGATGATGGTAAGCGACATATTGTAGGAACCCATGAGAAGTTCCTTAACTGAATGATCCCAAATAGGGAGGAGATTATAGAAATTTGAGAATTTAATGGCCCAGCCAAATGTCAGAAGGAGATAAGCCGGCAATACTAGGCCGAAAAAGGCTGTACCGACTACCGTTCTGAACCCTCCAAAAATGATATATGTACAAAGAATCATGAATCCAAAGGAGAACCAGAAAGTGCTAAGATCCGGAAACATCCACACTTGAATGACCTCGATAAATGTTCGTAGGATAGCTAAGACGTACAAAAAAAAGTAGCCTATGAAAATGGAGCTGATTGCTTTGCCGATCAAATTGCCTGTAAGGTACTTATGGGCTGTCACAAAATCACCATCAACCGTTTCGGCAATTTTATAAATCATCCAAATGAGGACATGTATGCATCCCCCGGCAAACAGGATGGAAATCCAGGCATCATAGCCTGCATCCTTTGCGATGACTCTCTGATAGCCAAGAACCCCAATGCCAATTTGCATGGACATAATTAAATAAAATACTAGAAATGGGGATATCTTCAATCTGTCTGGTACTGGCTGCTCCTGTATCTGGTTCACCTCCGTTTCATGATTGGTAACTGGCTGCGGTCAAACTGCGTTCCGGCTCCTGCGTTATTCATCAATATCCTTTTTCTCTTATGCTTTTTTCTTGCTAAAGCGGAAAGGAACTTTAGTTCGCAAATAGAGTGGCCTCTTGAATTGCATTTGAAATGGAAGCCTGATAATCGCATCTTACAAATCTGTAACCCTTGGCGGATATAAATGCTTAAGTTCTCGTAAGCATGACGTAGCCATTAAAATTTTTTGTTCGATTAATGAAGGGTCATCACAAATCTGCACATCTGCAACTGGTACAAGCTGTTTAGTGTCCTCAATTTCCCGGAAACCCTCTTCCGGAAGATATGCGAGACCTTCACTCATAAGTAAATCCCATTATTTTCGGCATTACGCTTATTGTTGCCGGTTTTGGAAAACTTATGAATGGAAGGCAATAAAAAAGGAAGGTGTGGCGGTTAGGCAGTTATATAGGGGAAATATAATCTGGGCAAATAAAAAAGGAACCTGGTATAGGTTCCTTTTAGTAAGCAAGAAAAGTACGGTATAATCCATATATGTAATAAAATGGTATATAACTTCGTATAATACAATTTAACGCTTTCATAAACGTGATTAAATTATTGTCCAAACCCTTGGTATATAAGGGATTGGGCATTTTTTTATTTATATCATAATTAATGTTAAGAACGATTAATGCTACTAAATATCCTGTTGCCATTCAAGCTTTTTCTGTTAGGACACTAAAGGGCCAGTAACTTGAACGACCTTTTTCGTCAGTATTTTTATTTTCCTCATTTATTTTGGAACAAGTCAAATGCCCTGGCTTGTTTTATTAGGAGAGTAATCGTTTTAAAATATAATAAATTTGTTCCATATTTGGCCCGCTTCCATAAACTCTTTCTAGATGGATTCCCTTATATAAAGAAAGAATGGAATTTATAATAGCCTCTTTATTCAAATCTTCTGGAAGCTGTTTTAATTCAATCCCTCTTTTTATGGCTGTGTCAAACAGTTCAATCCAGCTATCATGTGCTTTAGAAAGTTTCATTCTAATCACTTCGTCGTGTACAGAAAGCCGAATGAGGTCATTATATACTAATGTCCAATCTTTCCGATCTTCTAAATGGAGACCTATTTGAAAGTATCCAGTGAAAAACTCCAATATTTCAAAATTATCTTGACGGATATAGGGGATAACTACCTCTTGAATAAAATTAAAATTTCGATAAACTTGCTGGTCAATAATATCCAACATGATATCTTCTTTTTTTTTATAATGGGAATAAAATGTAGCTTTTGATTTACCCGCTCTTTCCATAATTAAACTGACTGGCGTCTGTTCATATCCAAGTTCGGCAAATAGTCCGTAAGCCACATCTAATATAAGTTTTTTTGTTCCTTTTCCTAATTCCTTAGGCATATTAATTCCCCCCATGTATTTTTATTAATTGGTAAAAAAGCCCATTGAGTTATCAGAAAAATGCAAATAAAATAAAGTCAGATTACAACCGTCCGGTCGGTCAATAAAGTTGAAATCAATCAAACTAGTTGTTAGTTATTGGAGAATATATATTCTGCCTTATTATAAACTAACTGCCCCTTTTGGATGTTAATGTTCTCACTCAGCCAACAAAATATAGAAAGATTAATGTATGTAATGATATATCGAATTTTATCAAATAATAAAATTTTTATTTACGAGTAAAAATTTCCATATGAGTAAGTTTGTTTAACTTAAAAGGAGGAGACTTTAAATGTACTTAGTAAGCTTTTTGAAAAATCTCAAAAAGAAGAGCAATTGGGGAATCATTATTTATATGTTACTAAATTCCTTGCTTTTTTTACCATTATTTCAATCTGGAACGAGTCTTAGAGAAACATTGTCCCTAATCTTCTTCTGTGTTTTATTTTATTTGATTTCACTTGCTGCCATGCTGTCTCCATTAGGTGAATTTATTTTAAGACTTAGAACTGGATCAAGGCCTATTAAAAGGCGGGATTTAGAAAGAAAACTAAGACCCTTATTTGATAATGTTTATCAAAAAGCAAAAATCAAGGATCCTGCTTTACCAGGCAATATAAAGTTATTTATCCACAAGAGTCCTATTCCCAATGCTTTTGCAGTGGGCAGAAAAACTGTCTGTGTAACCCAAGGTTTGCTGGATATCCCTGAGGATGAAGTAGAAGCGATTTTAGCCCATGAATTCGGACATCTTTCACATAAGGATACAGATTTTTTATTAGCTATTACAGTCGGAAATATATTTGTTAATATTGCACTTTGGTTCATTAGGCTTGTTTGGATTATCCTTACCATTCCTTTAGGAATTGTACTTAGGATGCTATCAGAAGATCTAGGTGAAAAGTTGCATGGGGTTATCATTCAATTTCCTGTTTGGGCCTGGACAAGGTTTGGCTTGCTGTTTATTCAAGCATCTTCTCGGCAAAACGAATTTGAAGCAGATCGTTTTGCAGCAGATTTGGGCTATGGATCAGAGTTAGCTTCAGCATTAGACCGTGTTGCTGGTCAAAGTCCGGATATTGGAATATTAAAAGCGATGTATTCCACACATCCTGATACGGACGAAAGAATTGGGAGACTTCAAGATTTAGGAGCTGAATATGTAGCTTATTAAGATATGGATAGAAGTTACTGATATTTAATAATATTGGTAACTTTTTTATGCAATTAGTAAGGGAGAAGGGTACTTTGAGCTTTTTAAGAGTAATAGAGGCTGCTATTGCTTTTTGTTTGGCTGTAAAAGAATTAGTTTCTCAAGAAATTGAAAAAATTTCTAAGCGTGAAGGGAAGGGGAGGAAGGATCAGTCAAATGACAACAAGGGACATAAATTCCCGCCAAGAAGTGAGAGTACTAAGCGGCTGAATACGGCTAATCAAAAAAATAATAAATCTAACGGGAATCAAACAAGGCCTAAAAAAAGTAAATTACCTAATAAACAGCCAAATCGACGCCTTAGTTCACGGAGTAATGGGGCTAAAAGGAGAAAAAATCGAACAAGTACATATGACAAATTAAAGAAGAATTCTAACCGAAGCAAAGGTCAAAAAGATCGTGGGAAGAACGGAGTTAATAGACAGAAAGCTAATAGGAAGAGCAGGAGCAAAAGGATTGCTGCCAATAAACATTATAGAAAAAAACAGGAGTTAGGGAAAAACAGATCATCTAACATGAAACCGTTAAGGTCCACCTTCAATGGGAAGAGACAATCACCCGTAAATCGTAGGAATACGAAAGGGATTAAAAAGAAGCAGTCAGGGTCTCATGCTAATGAGAAGAGACAATCACCCGTAAATTGGAGGAATACGAAAGGGATTAAAAAGCAACAGTCAAGGTCTCATGCTAATGAGAAAAGAAAAATACCTGTAAAAGGGAAAAACACAGGAACTTCTAAAGAAGTAATAAAACAACGAAAAAACCAGCGTAATCGCCAAAGCGGCAGAACGCGAACAAATCTAAAAAGAGAGTTTGCTAAAACCGCAGGGAATTTTTCAAAAGAAGTGGAAGGTCTTATAAGAGCCACACCAAAAATTAAAGGACGTATAAAAGAAGATTATAACAAGGTAAAGTCTACTTATAAGGATCTAAAACAAAAATTCGGCAAAATTGCGGAGAAATACAGGGAAAAAAGGCGAGAGAGAGAAGCAAAAAGAAATAAAAATGAAAGAAAACGCCAAAGCAAACCAAAAGGAAAAAAGCCTGAGGAACAGAACAAAACACTGAAGCAGTCAGAATTAAAGAAGCCGATGGCAAAAAAGAGCCCCTACTAAAGAAAGAGGAACCGAGCAAAGGTCAAAAGAAAGAACAACCGAGCAATGAGCAAAAGAAAGAACAACCGAGCAATGAGCAAAAGAAAGAACAACCGAGCAATGAGCAAAAGAAAGAACAACCGAGCAATGAGCAAAAGAAAAAGAACCGAGCAAGGGGCAAAAGAAAAAGAACCGAGCAATGAGCAAAAGAAAAAAGAACCGAGCAAGGAGCAAAAGAAAAAAGAACCGAGCAAGGGGCAAAAGAAAGAGCAGCCGAGCAAGGAACAAAAGAAAGAGCAGCCGAGCAAGGAACAAAAGAGGGGCGATAAGAACCAAAAAAATACTGTCGAGAACGTAAAAAGCACAAAAAAACAGGGTGCTTCCAAAAAACAAAAACACAAAAAAAATATGGTTAAGAACGTAAAAAGTGCAAGAAATCAGATTAATTCAAAAGAACAAAAGAATAAAAAAAATATAGTCAACAACGTAAAAGGTGCAAAAAATCGAGGAGCTTCGAAAGATAAAAATAAAA is a genomic window containing:
- a CDS encoding class I SAM-dependent methyltransferase; the encoded protein is MDRNRYSAIAHQNHTFYNPINPTKIDKVIELLSLKENDKVIDIGAGKGEILLRIIERYRSKCIAIEKYSDFTEQLQVNAKNRGVLKNIEIITEDAKVAIKTINEKFNAAICIGSTHALGGLHETLDTLSKCVNKGGYVLIGEGYWKKQPSKEYLEALGGAEESELLSHSENVKVGEKLGLIPLWSYTTNDDEWDEYEWLFAMSIENYCYEHPDDPDRDAMLQKIRTWRSSYLKWGRDTLGFGIYLFRNM
- a CDS encoding VOC family protein, producing the protein MSNTQTLRGLTTVSFWTDDLAAAKKWYTKVLGIEPYFERPGYAEFRIGDYHHELGLIDSSYAPDGSATGLAGAIVYWHVDDVTATFKKLLSMGAKEYEAPTERGEGFITASVVDPFGNILGIMYNKHYLEVLGSTRKV
- a CDS encoding GerAB/ArcD/ProY family transporter, translated to MQEQPVPDRLKISPFLVFYLIMSMQIGIGVLGYQRVIAKDAGYDAWISILFAGGCIHVLIWMIYKIAETVDGDFVTAHKYLTGNLIGKAISSIFIGYFFLYVLAILRTFIEVIQVWMFPDLSTFWFSFGFMILCTYIIFGGFRTVVGTAFFGLVLPAYLLLTFGWAIKFSNFYNLLPIWDHSVKELLMGSYNMSLTIIGFEIIPFIYPFIKEPKKSKKWAHLAVLTTTLIYTILAVITFAYYSEDLLAKQAWPTLTMWKIVEMPFVERFEYIGIANWNLVMLPNVCIAIWISSRLIKRIFNIRQKIGVFFVVSALLLVINFINTREKISLLNDFFGKIGFGFTFIYIPMLFAAIMIAKRVKKKGKKK
- a CDS encoding TetR/AcrR family transcriptional regulator; translated protein: MPKELGKGTKKLILDVAYGLFAELGYEQTPVSLIMERAGKSKATFYSHYKKKEDIMLDIIDQQVYRNFNFIQEVVIPYIRQDNFEILEFFTGYFQIGLHLEDRKDWTLVYNDLIRLSVHDEVIRMKLSKAHDSWIELFDTAIKRGIELKQLPEDLNKEAIINSILSLYKGIHLERVYGSGPNMEQIYYILKRLLS
- a CDS encoding M48 family metalloprotease, whose translation is MYLVSFLKNLKKKSNWGIIIYMLLNSLLFLPLFQSGTSLRETLSLIFFCVLFYLISLAAMLSPLGEFILRLRTGSRPIKRRDLERKLRPLFDNVYQKAKIKDPALPGNIKLFIHKSPIPNAFAVGRKTVCVTQGLLDIPEDEVEAILAHEFGHLSHKDTDFLLAITVGNIFVNIALWFIRLVWIILTIPLGIVLRMLSEDLGEKLHGVIIQFPVWAWTRFGLLFIQASSRQNEFEADRFAADLGYGSELASALDRVAGQSPDIGILKAMYSTHPDTDERIGRLQDLGAEYVAY